From Rhodococcus antarcticus, the proteins below share one genomic window:
- the sufC gene encoding Fe-S cluster assembly ATPase SufC has protein sequence MSTLEIRDLHVSVATDDPAAPRKEILRGVDLTVRSGETHAIMGPNGSGKSTLSYAIAGHPKYEVTSGTITLDGEDVLAMTVDERARAGLFLAMQYPVEVPGVSMTNFLRTAATATRGEAPKLRLWVKEVKSAMADLDIDAAFGERSVNEGFSGGEKKRHEILQLSLLKPKIAILDETDSGLDVDALRIVSEGVNRYKADNDGGVLLITHYTRILQHITPDHVHVFSGGRIVESGGAELADELEKNGYVRFTDADKAEAAAAAV, from the coding sequence ATGTCCACCCTGGAGATCCGCGACCTGCACGTCAGCGTCGCGACCGACGACCCGGCCGCCCCCCGCAAGGAGATCCTGCGCGGCGTCGACCTCACCGTCCGCTCGGGCGAGACGCACGCGATCATGGGCCCCAACGGCTCTGGCAAGTCGACCCTGTCCTACGCCATCGCCGGGCACCCCAAGTACGAGGTCACCTCCGGCACCATCACCCTCGACGGCGAGGACGTCCTCGCGATGACCGTCGACGAGCGCGCACGGGCCGGCCTGTTCCTGGCCATGCAGTACCCGGTCGAGGTGCCGGGTGTGTCCATGACCAACTTCCTCCGCACGGCGGCCACCGCCACCCGCGGCGAGGCCCCCAAGCTCCGGCTGTGGGTCAAGGAGGTCAAGAGCGCGATGGCTGACCTGGACATCGACGCAGCCTTCGGCGAGCGCTCGGTGAACGAGGGCTTCTCGGGCGGCGAGAAGAAGCGGCACGAGATCCTGCAGCTCTCGCTGCTGAAGCCGAAGATCGCGATCCTCGACGAGACCGACTCGGGCCTGGACGTCGACGCGCTGCGCATCGTCAGCGAGGGCGTAAACCGCTACAAGGCCGACAACGACGGCGGTGTCCTGCTCATCACGCACTACACCCGGATCCTGCAGCACATCACCCCGGACCACGTGCACGTGTTCTCGGGCGGTCGCATCGTCGAGTCCGGTGGCGCCGAGCTGGCCGACGAGCTGGAGAAGAACGGCTACGTGCGGTTCACCGACGCCGACAAGGCCGAGGCCGCTGCGGCAGCGGTCTGA
- a CDS encoding cysteine desulfurase, protein MSTTTERPGVVGGGIDVDRLRSDFPILGRTVRDGKPLVYLDSGATSQRPLQVLDAERDFLLTCNAAVHRGAHQLAEEATDAYESARERIAAFLGAVADEVVFTKNATEALNLVAFTLGDSRFPGGPVGPGDEIVVTELEHHANLVPWQELCRRTGATLRWYGVTDEGRLDLDSLELGERTRVVAFAHQSNVLGTVLPVAELVARARAVGALVVLDACQSVPHMPVDLHALDVDFAAFSGHKMLGPTGVGVLYGRAELLGAMPPFLTGGSMIETVEMAASTYAPAPQRFEAGVPMASQVVGLGAAVDYLSALGMDAVAAHEHELTVAALDQLSALAGVRIVGPADGTDRGGAVAFVVDGVHAHDVGQVLDDEGVAVRVGHHCAWPLHKRMGVAASVRASFAVYNTLAEVDALVAAVQQAQRFFEVLPDGRS, encoded by the coding sequence GTGTCCACCACCACGGAGCGACCCGGGGTCGTGGGCGGGGGCATCGACGTCGATCGCCTGCGCTCGGACTTCCCGATCCTGGGTCGTACCGTCCGCGACGGGAAGCCGCTGGTCTACCTCGACTCCGGCGCCACCTCGCAGCGACCGCTCCAGGTCCTCGACGCGGAGCGCGACTTCCTGCTGACGTGCAACGCAGCCGTTCACCGGGGGGCCCACCAGCTCGCCGAGGAGGCCACCGACGCCTACGAGTCGGCCCGCGAGCGCATCGCGGCCTTCCTCGGCGCGGTGGCCGACGAGGTCGTGTTCACCAAGAACGCCACCGAGGCGCTCAACCTGGTGGCCTTCACGCTGGGGGACTCGCGATTCCCCGGCGGTCCGGTGGGTCCCGGGGACGAGATCGTGGTCACCGAGCTCGAGCACCACGCGAACCTGGTGCCGTGGCAGGAGCTGTGCCGACGCACCGGGGCCACCCTGAGGTGGTACGGGGTCACCGACGAGGGCCGGCTCGACCTCGACTCCCTCGAGCTCGGCGAGCGCACCCGGGTTGTCGCCTTCGCCCACCAGTCCAACGTGCTGGGTACCGTGCTGCCCGTGGCCGAGCTCGTGGCGCGGGCCCGGGCCGTGGGTGCGCTCGTCGTGCTCGACGCGTGCCAGTCGGTGCCGCACATGCCCGTCGACCTGCACGCCCTGGACGTGGACTTCGCGGCGTTCTCCGGGCACAAGATGCTCGGGCCGACCGGCGTCGGCGTCCTGTACGGCCGCGCCGAGCTGCTCGGTGCCATGCCGCCGTTCCTGACCGGCGGCTCGATGATCGAGACGGTGGAGATGGCGGCGTCCACCTACGCTCCTGCCCCGCAGCGCTTCGAGGCGGGCGTGCCGATGGCGTCGCAGGTGGTGGGGCTCGGTGCCGCCGTGGACTACCTCTCCGCGCTGGGGATGGACGCCGTGGCCGCGCACGAGCACGAGCTCACCGTCGCCGCGCTCGACCAGCTCTCCGCCCTGGCCGGGGTGCGCATCGTGGGTCCGGCCGACGGTACCGACCGCGGGGGAGCGGTGGCCTTCGTCGTGGACGGGGTGCACGCGCACGACGTGGGTCAGGTCCTCGACGACGAGGGGGTGGCCGTGCGGGTGGGCCACCACTGCGCCTGGCCGTTGCACAAGCGGATGGGCGTGGCCGCGTCCGTGCGGGCCAGCTTCGCCGTCTACAACACCCTCGCCGAGGTCGACGCCCTCGTGGCGGCCGTCCAGCAGGCGCAGCGGTTCTTCGAGGTCCTGCCGGACGGGCGGTCCTGA
- the sufU gene encoding Fe-S cluster assembly sulfur transfer protein SufU: MQMQQMYQQVILDHYKHPHGRGLREADPGALTAQVHHVNPTCGDEVTLRVVLSPDGTTVLDVSYDGQGCSISQAATSVLTDLVTGVPVEDALTTLDAFSSMVTSKGTVTGDEDVLGDGIAFAGVSKYPARVKCALLGWLAFKAALADATVPTADQSSTTGDAR; encoded by the coding sequence GTGCAGATGCAGCAGATGTACCAGCAGGTGATCCTGGACCACTACAAGCACCCGCACGGGCGTGGGCTCCGCGAGGCGGACCCCGGCGCGCTCACGGCGCAGGTGCACCACGTGAATCCCACCTGTGGGGACGAGGTCACCCTCCGGGTGGTGCTCTCCCCGGACGGGACCACCGTGCTCGACGTGTCCTACGACGGGCAGGGCTGCTCGATCAGCCAGGCGGCCACCTCGGTGCTCACCGACCTCGTCACGGGGGTGCCGGTCGAGGATGCTCTGACCACGCTGGACGCGTTCAGCTCCATGGTGACGAGCAAGGGCACCGTGACCGGGGACGAGGACGTGCTCGGCGACGGGATCGCCTTCGCCGGAGTCTCGAAGTACCCCGCCAGGGTCAAGTGCGCCCTGCTCGGCTGGCTCGCCTTCAAGGCGGCCCTCGCGGACGCCACCGTCCCCACCGCAGACCAGAGCTCGACGACAGGAGACGCACGATGA
- a CDS encoding metal-sulfur cluster assembly factor — protein MSETTTDPRTGPTEASDPRTGRTETSDPRTGRTETSDPRTGRTAADLDAATPATTVELPSFDDLEEAMRDVVDPELGINVVDLGLVYDLRIDETRIVTIDMTLTSAACPLTDVIEEQARAALTTDGLAADIKINWVWMPPWGPDKITEDGREQLRALGFTV, from the coding sequence ATGAGCGAGACCACGACCGATCCCCGGACCGGGCCCACGGAGGCCTCGGACCCCCGCACCGGGCGCACGGAGACCTCGGACCCCCGCACCGGGCGCACGGAGACCTCGGACCCCCGCACCGGGCGCACGGCGGCCGACCTCGACGCCGCCACCCCCGCGACCACCGTCGAGCTCCCCAGCTTCGACGACCTCGAGGAGGCGATGCGCGACGTGGTCGACCCCGAGCTGGGCATCAACGTCGTCGACCTCGGCCTGGTCTACGACCTGCGCATCGACGAGACGCGCATCGTCACCATCGACATGACGCTGACCTCGGCGGCGTGCCCGCTGACCGACGTCATCGAGGAGCAGGCCCGCGCGGCGCTCACGACGGACGGCCTCGCTGCCGACATCAAGATCAACTGGGTGTGGATGCCGCCGTGGGGCCCGGACAAGATCACCGAGGACGGCCGCGAGCAGCTCCGAGCCCTGGGCTTCACCGTCTGA
- a CDS encoding lycopene cyclase family protein, which produces MTTWADVVVLGLGPAGRATTASCVRAGLDVLALDPAPHRRWTATYGAWSDELAPGLPAAVRLERPVAWTTRRHELGRAYTVLDTAALQDGLDLAGARVRAGRAVRVQRTDGARRVECADGEVLRARLVLDARGAPVAGRAQQTAHGVVVDAGRAERLLDGAEALFMDWRPADDPRAAPSFLYALPLGGDRVLLEETCLAGRPALGTGELRRRLEVRLARHDVELRGDEPVERVRFALDTPLPRAEWLGGAPTAPRLGAAAPLVHPATGYSVAASLRLAPEIAAAAREDDPARAVQDVLWPAGARVVHGLRRRGLEVLLGLAPEQVPQFFAAFLDLPAHHQRSYLSDRAHPGRTAAAMTALLPHLSGPLRTALLTRAVGVGTRATPRAPGGS; this is translated from the coding sequence CGCCGGGCGGGCGACCACCGCGTCCTGCGTCCGCGCCGGCCTCGACGTGCTGGCCCTCGACCCCGCTCCCCACCGGCGGTGGACGGCCACCTACGGAGCGTGGTCCGACGAGCTCGCGCCGGGGCTCCCGGCCGCGGTGCGTCTCGAGCGCCCGGTGGCGTGGACGACCCGTCGTCACGAGCTGGGTCGGGCCTACACGGTGCTGGACACCGCGGCGCTGCAGGACGGGCTGGACCTGGCGGGTGCGCGGGTTCGCGCAGGGCGGGCCGTTCGGGTGCAGCGCACCGACGGGGCCCGACGGGTGGAGTGCGCCGACGGCGAGGTCCTGCGGGCCCGGCTGGTGCTCGACGCGCGGGGAGCGCCCGTGGCGGGGCGGGCGCAGCAGACGGCACACGGAGTCGTGGTGGACGCCGGCCGCGCCGAGCGCCTGCTCGACGGGGCCGAGGCACTGTTCATGGACTGGCGCCCCGCCGACGACCCACGGGCCGCGCCCAGCTTCCTCTACGCGCTGCCTCTGGGCGGTGACCGGGTCCTGCTGGAGGAGACCTGCCTGGCGGGGCGCCCCGCTCTCGGCACCGGTGAGCTGCGCCGGCGCCTGGAGGTCCGGCTGGCCCGGCACGACGTGGAGCTCCGCGGCGACGAACCGGTGGAGCGGGTCCGCTTCGCCCTGGACACCCCGCTGCCGCGCGCCGAGTGGCTCGGCGGAGCTCCGACGGCGCCGCGGCTCGGAGCGGCTGCCCCGCTGGTGCACCCCGCCACCGGCTACAGCGTGGCGGCGTCGTTGCGGCTGGCCCCCGAGATCGCCGCGGCCGCACGGGAGGACGACCCCGCGCGGGCGGTGCAGGACGTGCTGTGGCCCGCCGGTGCCCGGGTGGTGCACGGCTTGCGACGACGGGGCCTCGAGGTCCTGCTGGGTCTGGCCCCGGAGCAGGTGCCGCAGTTCTTCGCCGCGTTCCTCGACCTGCCCGCGCACCACCAGCGGTCCTACCTCAGCGACCGCGCCCACCCGGGCCGCACCGCGGCGGCGATGACCGCGCTGCTGCCGCACCTCTCGGGGCCGCTGCGCACCGCGCTGCTGACCCGAGCCGTGGGGGTCGGGACCCGCGCGACGCCGCGCGCTCCCGGCGGGAGCTGA